In the genome of Aedes aegypti strain LVP_AGWG chromosome 2, AaegL5.0 Primary Assembly, whole genome shotgun sequence, the window CTATATCCCTTTCGGGTGaagcagcacaattgtgctggaaattattttttgaaacggcTCGTTCAGGGCCggtttcaaatatactttttcCCCGTCTTTAGTAATCCATAGTCAATGAGTTCCATTAAACCCTCATGAAGATTACAATCCATTCTGGAGCGTGTTAACTCGTAGTAAGAGAATTTTATTCATAAAGGTGAAAAAtcgtccgtcccgaaagggatatattGGTAATACATCACAATTTCACTTTAAATTATCATTACCAAATATTTCTATTTTAttagaaatattccaaaatgcaCGGAATTAGATCTTAGGTGCGCTTACAGCTCATATGCAGATAATGTCTGGATTTTTCGATAGAtgttaaatgtaatattttttttacagaaaacaACGATTTTACCTCTACAGTCGAAGACTGCCTTCGGATCTGCAGGATGCCGACCGTGACGTGTTCAACGAGAAACCTTCCAAAGAAGACATCATATCCGTTACAGAAGGACAAGGTAAGCCAAATAAAGTTGATTGAATTCCTCAATtctcaaatattaaaaatttgctaTTGCTTCCGCAACATTAAGGAGAAGGTATAGATTATAGATTAAATTATTTTCCACTCACTGAACGTAAACTAACCCATTTTCCCATTACTCACCAATCAGGTTCGCAAAAACTGTACGATCACGCGGTCATCCACACCACCATGGGAGACATCCATATGCGCCTGTTCGGCAAAGAGTGCCCGAAAACGGTGGAAAACTTCTGCGTGCACACTAAGAACGGTTACTACAATGGACACATCTTCCACCGCGTCATCAAAGGTTTCATGATTCAGACGGGTGATCCCACCGGAACGGGAACCGGCGGCCAGTCGATTTGGGGCGGGGAATTCAAGGATGAATTTTGCTCCACGCTAAAGCACGATCGACCTTACACGGTCAGTATGGCGAACGCTGGTCCAAACACTAACGGAAGTCAGTTCTTCATCACGGTGCTGCCAACGGTGAGTTTGAGATTGACCAGGATTTGACCGTGAaaatgattataatcttcctatTTCAACAGCCCTGGCTGGATAACAAACACACCGTGTTTGGGCGTGTTCACAAAGGAATGGAAGTGGTGCAGAACATTTGCAACAGTAAGACCAACCCGAAAACTGACAAACCCTACGATGAGATTCGGATAATTTCGATCAATCTTTCGTAAAGACGGTAAGTGCAACAACTCACAAACAAGTTTTATTCTAGTAGTTGTGTCGATTGTTTTAGAATAAGCTAAGAAATAAATTATTGTACTTGATTGTACGATGGTGGCTTCTGGTACAAATCCGGTGATTTTATCACATCATCGTATTTGGGTGGTGGCGGAGGCGGTTCGTCTGAAAACAAAATGTTGTGGTCAGAGAATCAGTTTAACCTGTTCCCAAATTAGAATGAGTCTTACAATTGGGTGGCGGTTGATCCGATGCTTGCTGATTTCTGGCGTTTTGCTGGGATTCGTATATCGTGAATATGTAATACTGTTGATTAcctggaataaaaaaaaacattgcttaTACATATGGATGAGAGTAATGCATGGCTTTTTTTACTACGAATATCCTGTGAATTTCTGGTTTCATACTGCTGTTCCGTGCCATGCATGCCGAAGTGATATATCCGACGCTGTAAAGGAAACAATAGTAAAGttacaatttttcaattaacAGACTCTGCCCAAGACTTGGGCAGatttttttgtctttattagattgatacaaatattgattttcttcTTTGTACGAGACCACTCAGTTGGTACGAGGGGAGATAACAATAAAAAGGAACAAAAAAGTGAAATACAACacttaattttttgaattttaatttttgaggttaatgtttgcatcatttttttttttattcggaacgatcaattctacacgttccgctctaaaccatctcgatttttcacttttggaacgcctaatttcaggatttacaaaacggcataagtaagattctcaactttcgcaacctaacttTCACCGAGacaagtgacttaaccacgaatcaaaacgaaacactacttgagtcgattttataCTGGTACagaaacgtcgtaagtaactgattgaaacggcttatcatttttgtcttacatttttgtgggaaatgataGAAACTGCTAGtattttaacgcgagctgattgcatgcaaactgttaaaaaggggattcattttaaaactgttCTAGAAGGTAGGTTGCGATTATTCCTAATGAATTTTCTCAAATCCGTTTGGAAGTTACATAcgaagatttgaaaaagtaatcgagataatCGTATCAGCCTTTTTTTAACCTGTGGCTTATTTGCCTCGAGATCAATGgctttttaaaattcttttccgaaggaagtcgtcatttATAGGTAACCCAATCCCAAAATTGCGGTAAGCTTTTTATAGGTTCCCAATTGTGATAAGTCTGTCATTGCAGTAGGGTGTAAAACTTAGCTTGGTCGTAGCCAGGATTTCTATCGAAGGTATACGCATGAGTTCGGAActtaaattcatatattcacTAAATTATGCAATTTCTTTTCATTTACCCCACTTACACTTTCCCCGCGGTACTTTATTCTGATAACGATTTAAATCTACATCCATAGTAATTTGTCAGAAAGTTCATCAAAACTGTTTCTGtacttaaggcccaaacgcaatgacagCGGAACAGCAACGGagtgcggaaccggttcgccagcatgaatcacaccatctcgactgaactgacaacgaatgaaattgaacCAACACTGAGTTGACAAGCTTGTTGTAGTTCATACTGGctaaccggttccgctttccgctatcattgcgtttgggtctTTATAGTTATGATATTAGAGTGATAGCGTTCAATAACTTTTCGCCTATTTTGTTCCTTCAATACGTTTTCTAGTTTTTCAACGACGAGAACGATGTCTCAGCGCAGTTAGCAATAGTTCAATCCTAGTAACTACCGATGGaacgattgttttttttttgtgatatgcTTCGTCGGTTTGGGATTACGTAGATTCAATCAAGTGGTTCGCGTGTGGAAggaaaagtgttttgaatttgcCACTATTTCCACAATTTCTCCGTTTTTGAGCTTTTATAGTTAAAACACAAAGATGCGCGTTTGTTCGTTTTTTAATGAGTTGAATTCGtttttttgttcataattttcaattttcgaataCCAAGTTCAAAAAATACTGCAGGTCTTACGCGCTGCTGTTtcgtttctgttttttttttcttttttttttttctaccgaTGATCCTTGAAGGATCGGTTCTGCTTTTAAATCATTAATAAGCAGATACCCATACGATTTGTCGTATACATAATTATTCAAGACGGAAAGTACTATGCGGATTCTAATCAACCATACACCTTAAACAAGACAAATACATTCTCtctgattgccggcattcaaaagattaaggactgttcattttataaagtggacactttgtttatgccatctttttatttattgataaaatcgtaatcggttttctgtgcatcgttcaactattattctacaatgctatgaaaatatatgatcttagaaaatgcttttggttgaagagctaaatagtttttccaaaaacccctaagaaaagctgtttgtcaaagtttaacattatttttcgcaaaacaaaaatcttaatttttatgaacaaattgtatgtttgtatcttttactattctactaaaagtatagcttgaaaaaatcaattatattccaccattctctaaCATCAGGTAACATTAGtgttttacccatttatggccaaatttgctgatacaccatcctttcactcccagcaaaatagaaaagtaaaaagcgtgttcaaaactagtttggattactaaagaaactatatttgtataaacgggagctaaatcgtgagtttgaAACCACAGTCTTGAGTAtacattttactgtttatggtagttttactaaaaagtctcttacttttggaatcatgtacgcatatttatcgatctacagcaaattgtaaactattttcttcgaatttttcaattggtaatctccctgtcctttggttcgGAAAGGGGTATGgacgcgttctgccaactcggtcgaggcagatttcttgtgcgaacaagttacaacatggacgttctaaagtgccagaatgaagtgttgtgcttgtggggagcacttgaagatgggatggaaggtcattacttcgcgttcgtgctttacTCCTGCTTATCTTAAAAGTTATATAGAATATCGACCCTAAGATTAACTATcgaaattaacagttgcaaatacaataatcgttctgagttcactaacatgtcgtcgcgttgattttatcataatgatcttttatctacatacgtcgaaccattctgaatggccgttgtgagaatatcaccaagaacttctcacatgctTTAAAGCTGaattgtcctacattgaaacattgaggttttcgctcttttggattcattttttgttgttcgtcCTCAGTATTGTTGAGATGTCCTGAATGCCGCACATGACGTACAGTGATCATTGCCATGAAGTTTCTCGTAAGCTGCATGGGGATTGTTAtcatgggaatccaaagagcgaattttctatgatttcattgtaggccaatacagcaataaagcatgtaacaatcactaacatttcttctctctttatccttgttttcatatctaacccgccatTACAACGAGGAAAAATTCATTGGAGAGGAAAGACATGGCAGCGTATTGGCCGAGAAAAGATAAGTATcatgtttttgtaaatattcttaTTTCTGATTGCAAGGTGAATCACATTAACTAAATTTTGAACTAATAACAAActtgttccacagagctatttacaaaacaccacccaaaatccctcctttcccatatccttaggcaaaacacttcactaccgctatatgtatgactgattcatgttcttttgaccttgcatcattcatacgtgtattggaagtcaagagtagaagcaaaacttaaagaaccttctggtcaaagatgttgcgttgcctacttcccaaactccaaaaccccccggtgtattatggacaatgtgagttttcaaacttatgctggagacttggcccctgaccctcttgttcatcaataaaataaaataaaataaaaataaaagttttcaattggtaatctcagaataacatagtatgaaaataatatgtgaaaaatagaatcgattttattacagcagtgttggcaattttgatgattgtcaatgtactttgataggtcttctaagaataaagcaattgtgtttctatgttgctttaaatgtgacgtggggacttaataagtaactctatgaaggcgtaagttattttttatattaatactatattagcactaccgtcaggacgtacttttaaccaaaaaattctacttgtaTCAATTCCCTCCTTAAAacattattctttaaaaatatacgggaagaacgattttattatatctgtaaaattgttgctccaaaaaaaaacttgattttttccatcaggcttctgattgaaaatgcttttgaagaacaagccttttttgaaaaaaaaaaatacaaattatcgaattttccagtcaatttctaacaatcattgattttgataacctcaaaaaattgaccgttttcaTCGTTGtcccatattcgtgtgaaatttcattatttagaagaatttttataatcacaacattgtacaacactagtcgaacgatgtgcaaaaaaccgattgaaatgtcatttataaattaaaaggctacagcatgcacaaggtgtccactttataaaatgaacagtccttaaattaaaaacatttaaacaaaaaatgccCTGCTGTGTCTATCGCTAGCTTTCAAAGCGAATACTGACCATTTACCTCTCCCAACCCccacctccgtagcacttatgagggtgtcgctgagtcggtggcctcttattaagtaagtgctacatcaacatttccttcctctattccaagttacggtaaagatgggcgtggccaggaatagcgATATTTATGGTTTTGGTCTTCTTGTTTAGGATTGGATCAAGGAATAATCCCTTTCCATATTCTTGAAAGCAGAATAagattatcaaaaataaaaataaaagttgctacaatctacgaagtataccgtaactacgctaacgctgaCGTGAACGATGTCTCAGCGCATTAATTTGCAGTAGGAAACGTTGCAATTATTATTAGATTTCCCAGTTTATAGACGAATATTTCGACTTTGATTTTTCGTAAGGGCTGATTTGTGGTGGTAGTTGGTCCCTAGTGATTTatcctacctccgttctggtcacgatcttcagattatcgcgattcgtcaacattcgtaTTGATAAAGTGGAGGGACATGGTtgaaatggagtttaaaagaaacgaatgtcagaacaggtatccaccggcgacgccaaacggaccaacgtaatgtggtgtaatttgggatttgtggattgaatactgatattttttgccaagcatcaatatgggtgacttTCGAGGATAGCGAAACGTAAGAGGGGTTAGGACAAGATTGTGGATTTactgggtaaatccatcacattgcggttatgactctgtgtcttgtcaggaatagggtctgattggtatggtagtatgctatagagttcggaattgatagacagactttgaggaaagaagttttgaacgtaaggcagcagcaccttggatcttggagggcgcaggtctggagagttgggcagctgttcATACTAGGTTACATTACGTAGAAAAGTGTTAAACTAGGTTACATTACGTGAAAAGTTCGTATCACACGCGAAGCATAGCATAACCCAATGTATAATGAAATTAGGTTCGAAGAAAGGAttaatatttgatcacttaaactttacgctgcaagatattcttaatcgtttttcttttcttctgatgtacaggaataactggtatatttagctaaaataatgaacaatcatacgcatagagcctacgggtcatgcagttaggattgaaattaaaataatattgcgcatttctttcacaccacaggtttatcgcagaagtttttacatgtgcggaggcgttggtagaggtgcgcgattgcgtcgagtcgggtcggtgttttcagcggactcatttttcgcaaatcgaagaatgagtgctttgagggcatcaacatgatttgatgaggtcccacacttttatttgcgcctttgcacttgtaaatgtcttactaaataggaatactttgtgttagggaaagtgcaggagaataaaatataattcattagaattttctgatagaggcagagttcacatgttacttaggtatttaaaagcaaatgagaaccacattaaataatagataaacactaatggtcatatttttatattttcatttcatcgcggtcctcattgctcgagcggagacgacaaaactcgaggtggatagaatcgacgcaactacgacacggaaaagaaacagatgagaaactatcgatacatttattcaactataaaaaccacgttttaacgtaatgactttatttcttctcgtttcagcaatccaacaaccaaaccatctctactatcttttcatttcctcttcgttacatttatagtccctctggcactgaatcgaatgacgcattccgctttttattagcgatgtctttgctgtacgttgagcatggtgtcggaggtgatgtgctgtgtagaacatcggatgttctacacggcacgctacttccggcattttgtttGGCGTGCGGGATAGGCAGTGCTAGTGATGATATGAAggccgctattcggtttagtgccagagggactatatctatttaatgtatctgaagcttgtgggaccgctttaattccggcgcctgcttgtggaagatcccggtgtgctaaacggtataggacatgttaacgggcgaggcttggtaggtcctcacccagcccgtgtctagatgggcggataattgtctgccagggtgtggattgagcaattacaattacaattacaatttgaTTTTTCGTAAGGGCTGATTTGTATTCAACGA includes:
- the LOC5567650 gene encoding uncharacterized protein LOC5567650 isoform X1, with translation MWWVFHVLWLILVIGLFFLILRRIYHFGMHGTEQQYETRNSQDIRSNQQYYIFTIYESQQNARNQQASDQPPPNYEPPPPPPKYDDVIKSPDLYQKPPSYNQVQ
- the LOC5567650 gene encoding uncharacterized protein LOC5567650 isoform X2 is translated as MWWVFHVLWLILVIGLFFLILRRIYHFGMHGTEQQYETRNSQDIRNQQYYIFTIYESQQNARNQQASDQPPPNYEPPPPPPKYDDVIKSPDLYQKPPSYNQVQ